One Rhodoluna sp. KAS3 DNA window includes the following coding sequences:
- a CDS encoding sugar ABC transporter substrate-binding protein gives MKKIMKKAVAVAAVASLPLVLAGCAPEAAPEAKGTISYGLWDSNQLPAYQQCADDFTAANPDITIEIEQIGWDDYWKKVNAGFVSGDGYDVFTSHLAFYPEFVANGTILALDEYIARDGVDVDNTYQPGLASLWTSPDGVQYGLPKDFDTIALFYNKQLTDAAGVDMSNLDWNPADGGTYEKAIAHLTVDENGVRGDEAGFDKSKVKTYGIWMEGSGGGDGQTQWSFLAAANGWKVNDGPWDTNYHYDDIKLQETIDWWYSLVEKGYMPSFDQQQGVGWSDQLAAGTVAMASNGSWMTGSIFGAKSDTFEPALAATPVGPTGSRASMYNGLADNISATTENPEAAWQWVKYLGSAACQDVVAEAAVVFPAIPSATDKAVAAMQAKGVDVSAFSTHIENGTTFLFPIADKKSKINDIMTPAMEAIMSGKAKADSLTAANDQVKALFQ, from the coding sequence ATGAAGAAGATTATGAAGAAGGCTGTAGCAGTTGCTGCAGTAGCATCTCTTCCTCTAGTGCTAGCTGGTTGTGCTCCAGAAGCAGCGCCTGAGGCAAAGGGCACCATCAGCTACGGTCTATGGGACTCAAACCAGTTGCCTGCTTACCAGCAGTGTGCTGATGACTTCACCGCAGCTAACCCAGACATCACCATCGAGATCGAGCAGATCGGTTGGGATGACTACTGGAAGAAGGTTAACGCTGGCTTCGTATCAGGCGATGGCTATGACGTTTTCACCTCACACCTTGCGTTCTACCCAGAGTTCGTTGCCAACGGCACCATTCTTGCCCTTGACGAGTACATTGCTCGTGACGGCGTAGACGTAGACAACACCTACCAGCCAGGTCTTGCATCACTTTGGACCTCACCTGATGGTGTTCAGTACGGTCTTCCAAAGGACTTTGACACCATCGCTTTGTTCTACAACAAGCAGCTAACCGATGCAGCTGGCGTGGACATGAGCAACCTTGACTGGAACCCAGCCGACGGTGGAACCTACGAGAAGGCAATTGCTCACCTAACCGTTGACGAAAACGGCGTTCGCGGTGACGAGGCTGGCTTCGACAAGAGCAAGGTCAAGACCTACGGTATCTGGATGGAAGGCTCAGGCGGTGGCGATGGTCAGACTCAGTGGTCATTCCTCGCAGCTGCTAACGGCTGGAAGGTAAACGACGGTCCTTGGGACACCAACTACCACTACGACGACATCAAGCTACAGGAGACCATCGACTGGTGGTACAGCCTAGTTGAGAAGGGCTACATGCCTTCATTCGACCAGCAGCAGGGTGTGGGCTGGTCAGACCAGCTAGCTGCCGGAACTGTTGCAATGGCTTCAAACGGTTCATGGATGACCGGTTCAATCTTTGGCGCGAAGAGCGACACTTTTGAGCCAGCTCTTGCTGCGACCCCAGTTGGCCCAACCGGTTCACGTGCATCTATGTACAACGGTCTAGCAGACAACATCTCTGCAACCACCGAGAACCCAGAAGCTGCATGGCAGTGGGTTAAATACCTAGGTTCAGCTGCATGTCAGGACGTTGTAGCTGAGGCTGCAGTTGTGTTCCCAGCTATCCCATCTGCAACCGACAAGGCTGTAGCAGCGATGCAGGCAAAGGGCGTTGACGTATCAGCGTTCTCCACACACATCGAGAACGGCACCACCTTCTTGTTCCCAATTGCAGACAAGAAGTCAAAGATCAACGACATCATGACCCCAGCAATGGAAGCCATCATGTCTGGCAAGGCAAAGGCCGACTCGCTAACTGCAGCGAACGACCAGGTAAAGGCACTATTCCAGTAG
- a CDS encoding carbohydrate ABC transporter permease, translating into MSLLKLKAKSMREQPDEVQSQSVPARVVGYVLLGITVLATLFPIYWMLRTALSTTKTLFSDPFSLLPVNFTWGGFERVLGLASNADALAEGGSGADINFGQYAINSVIVCTVVTVSQVLFSAAAAYAFSILKFRGRDALFFVFLISMTVPGIFLVLPNYLLIRELGLLNTLLGVMLPNLLMSPFAIFFLRQFFLGTNLSIIEAAIIDGASHIRIFFKIVAPLAWPQIITLAILQFINYWNDYLWPFYVGSGKPSSTVLTVGLGVFKSQTPQGSPDWGGLMAGALVAAIPMVLLMIFFGKKIVGSIQASGVK; encoded by the coding sequence ATGAGTCTTCTAAAACTAAAAGCCAAGAGCATGCGCGAGCAGCCAGACGAGGTTCAGTCTCAGAGCGTCCCAGCTCGAGTTGTTGGATACGTCCTACTCGGTATCACTGTTCTAGCCACGCTATTTCCGATCTACTGGATGCTGCGCACCGCACTTAGCACCACCAAGACCCTGTTCAGTGACCCGTTTAGTCTCTTGCCGGTCAACTTCACCTGGGGTGGATTTGAGCGAGTCCTTGGTTTGGCTTCAAACGCCGATGCCTTGGCCGAAGGTGGTTCAGGTGCTGACATCAACTTTGGTCAGTACGCGATCAACTCGGTCATCGTTTGTACCGTGGTTACCGTCTCTCAGGTTCTCTTCAGCGCCGCAGCAGCGTATGCCTTCTCTATCTTGAAGTTCCGCGGTCGAGACGCTCTATTCTTTGTCTTCTTGATCTCGATGACCGTGCCCGGCATCTTCTTGGTGCTGCCAAACTACCTATTGATTCGCGAGCTAGGTTTGCTCAACACACTTCTAGGTGTGATGCTTCCAAACCTTCTGATGTCGCCATTCGCGATTTTCTTCCTGCGTCAGTTCTTCTTGGGAACAAACCTAAGCATTATTGAGGCGGCCATCATCGATGGCGCATCGCACATCCGTATTTTCTTCAAGATTGTTGCGCCACTAGCTTGGCCACAAATCATCACCTTGGCAATCCTGCAGTTCATCAACTACTGGAACGACTATCTATGGCCGTTCTATGTGGGATCAGGAAAACCAAGCTCCACAGTTTTGACCGTTGGATTGGGTGTCTTCAAATCGCAGACACCTCAGGGAAGCCCCGACTGGGGTGGCCTGATGGCAGGTGCCCTGGTGGCTGCCATTCCAATGGTTCTACTCATGATCTTCTTCGGTAAGAAGATCGTCGGGTCCATCCAAGCTTCTGGAGTCAAGTAA
- a CDS encoding sugar ABC transporter permease: MAKTVATRRKRKSEFLTAIPFIAPAFLGLLIFVLIPGARGVYLSFTEYNIFRPPVFTGLENYERMFADERFWNALWVTLQYVVINIGFQTVLALGLAVLLHRFTKSVVIRGIVLLPYLISNVIVAMVWFWLLDYNLGFINSALDFFSIDRVTFFSGELAMPTIAMINVWRHLGYTALLIFAGLQAIPKDIYEASAIDGAGEWRTFRSITLPLLRPVMAFVMVITVTGAFQIFDTIAVTTGGGPIHATRTFSILIADTAWGNNEFGYAAAISVALMVMLSLIAFAQTKLLGANQSDMDR, from the coding sequence TTGGCAAAGACGGTTGCAACCCGCAGAAAGCGTAAGAGCGAGTTTCTTACTGCTATTCCGTTCATCGCGCCGGCTTTTCTGGGGCTTCTGATCTTCGTTCTGATCCCTGGCGCTCGCGGTGTCTACCTCAGCTTCACCGAGTACAACATCTTCCGTCCACCGGTATTCACCGGCCTTGAGAACTACGAGCGCATGTTTGCCGATGAGCGTTTCTGGAACGCACTTTGGGTGACTCTGCAGTACGTGGTTATCAACATCGGTTTCCAGACAGTGCTAGCTCTAGGCCTGGCAGTCCTATTGCACCGATTCACCAAATCAGTAGTGATCCGTGGAATTGTTCTGCTTCCTTACTTGATTTCGAACGTAATCGTCGCAATGGTTTGGTTCTGGCTGCTCGACTACAACCTAGGTTTCATCAATTCTGCCCTCGATTTCTTTAGCATTGACCGCGTCACATTTTTCTCGGGTGAGCTAGCGATGCCGACCATCGCCATGATCAACGTTTGGCGCCACCTCGGCTACACCGCACTTCTGATTTTTGCCGGCCTACAGGCAATTCCAAAAGACATCTACGAGGCATCGGCCATCGATGGAGCTGGCGAGTGGAGAACCTTCCGCAGCATCACCTTGCCTCTGCTTCGTCCAGTTATGGCCTTCGTTATGGTCATCACAGTTACTGGAGCCTTCCAGATTTTCGACACCATCGCAGTAACAACCGGCGGTGGACCAATCCACGCCACGCGAACCTTCAGCATCCTGATTGCCGACACCGCCTGGGGCAACAACGAGTTCGGTTACGCTGCAGCAATTTCAGTTGCACTCATGGTCATGCTGTCGTTGATTGCCTTTGCTCAAACCAAGCTTCTTGGTGCCAACCAGTCAGATATGGACCGATAA
- a CDS encoding DeoR/GlpR family DNA-binding transcription regulator, translating into MLAAQRQGLILKEVAGRGAARISELAEELNVSEMTVRRDIDLLAEQGLVDKVHGGATAIGSSSVSEPPFTAKSLLESANKDAIAAQAAKLVQPGAAIALMGGSTVYSLARKLADIPLLTVVTNSLPVSDFLHSEGRSDQTVILTGGIRTPTDSFVGQVAVNAFAGFNLDLVFMGTHGMHPHAGFSSPNLIEAETNRAVLAQARKLVVLADHTKWGEMGFSTFARIEDADILVTDDGMPEDAMGILRSRISQIELVKRPL; encoded by the coding sequence TTGCTAGCTGCACAACGCCAGGGGCTAATCCTCAAAGAGGTTGCCGGCCGCGGAGCTGCGCGAATCTCAGAACTGGCCGAAGAACTCAACGTTTCTGAGATGACAGTTCGACGCGACATCGACCTTCTTGCCGAACAAGGATTGGTCGACAAAGTCCATGGAGGCGCTACCGCCATCGGTTCTAGCTCAGTTTCTGAGCCTCCATTTACTGCCAAGTCATTGCTTGAGTCAGCCAACAAGGATGCAATTGCGGCCCAAGCTGCCAAGCTGGTGCAGCCGGGCGCGGCTATTGCCCTCATGGGAGGCAGCACGGTCTATTCTCTTGCCCGAAAACTTGCGGACATCCCACTACTGACTGTGGTGACCAACTCTTTGCCTGTCTCTGATTTCTTGCACAGCGAGGGCCGAAGCGACCAAACGGTGATTCTGACCGGCGGTATCCGCACCCCTACTGACTCTTTTGTTGGTCAGGTTGCCGTAAACGCCTTTGCTGGCTTCAACCTTGACTTGGTGTTTATGGGAACCCACGGCATGCACCCACACGCGGGTTTTAGCTCACCAAATTTGATCGAGGCAGAAACTAACCGCGCTGTCCTAGCTCAGGCTAGAAAACTCGTAGTTCTTGCCGACCACACTAAATGGGGCGAGATGGGTTTCAGTACCTTTGCTCGCATTGAAGATGCCGATATTCTGGTGACTGATGACGGCATGCCAGAAGACGCCATGGGTATTTTGCGCTCCCGCATTTCGCAGATTGAGCTGGTCAAGCGCCCGCTCTAA
- a CDS encoding S8 family serine peptidase: MKTSRTGIAAVIAALIAIATLVPAQGAQAVTYKAASAVLSVRSVDAWTSDAPRTPKIKLSWTKPAYTYGAATIGYAIQAKTKYGDWKTIVSNTKSTATVATVSAGLAVGVNNYFRVRAITKRYSKTMWGAYSTEVIRKPTAKPTNPILLGDSSIAPGTSGTYVAVWLPQNYSQRGGLNVTYTATASLNGNQVATCSVARLYSNETPVNSCDLTGLSSQSVYQISLKVSNYRGVGSNTDVALPADSLFSLQWYLGASNGISATRAWTASKGSTSLVVAVLDSGITRHPDLDGQTVAGYDFVGNRVSAPEGTEGWYPSGDGDGWDSNPTDPGNPYDDPNNPDDDAEWHGTHVAGIIAAKQDTSGVIGVAPKVKIQPVRVVGPKGGTTCDLAYAIRWAAGVDYEPIPGCESFSGVPVNKTPARVINISLEASGNCPAVVQSAINAAQARGSILVTAAGNSGVSNSTVSPTNCLGPISVGATGFSGDKTSYTNFDVKISAPGGTYENPNGAPNLSQFGSFNGTILSTWNTGTSSQAAGTYLGISGTSMAAPVVAGIVALMLSVRPNANYDQVTDALMSSARPFESGTLCATSGNCGTGIANAAEALRYLIFDIG, translated from the coding sequence ATGAAGACTTCGCGCACTGGCATTGCTGCAGTAATCGCGGCACTTATTGCCATTGCGACATTGGTGCCCGCTCAGGGTGCTCAGGCAGTGACCTACAAGGCTGCCAGCGCTGTTCTATCGGTTAGAAGCGTTGATGCCTGGACCAGCGATGCCCCGCGGACTCCAAAGATCAAGCTTTCGTGGACCAAACCGGCCTATACCTACGGCGCTGCCACAATCGGATATGCAATCCAGGCAAAAACTAAGTACGGCGACTGGAAGACGATTGTTTCGAATACCAAGTCCACTGCGACCGTGGCGACAGTTTCTGCTGGTTTGGCAGTTGGTGTAAACAACTACTTCAGGGTTAGGGCAATAACCAAGAGGTATTCCAAAACCATGTGGGGCGCCTATTCGACAGAGGTTATTCGCAAACCTACGGCCAAGCCAACCAACCCAATTCTCCTTGGTGACTCGTCCATTGCGCCTGGAACATCAGGCACCTACGTGGCAGTTTGGCTGCCTCAGAATTACTCGCAACGCGGTGGGCTCAACGTAACCTACACTGCCACTGCCTCGCTGAACGGCAATCAGGTAGCTACCTGCTCGGTAGCCAGACTCTATTCAAATGAGACACCGGTTAATTCCTGTGACTTAACAGGCTTGAGCAGCCAGTCGGTTTATCAAATCTCACTCAAGGTGAGCAACTATCGGGGAGTGGGAAGCAACACCGATGTTGCACTGCCGGCTGACTCGCTATTCAGCCTCCAGTGGTATTTGGGTGCGTCGAACGGAATTTCAGCAACCCGCGCCTGGACCGCAAGCAAGGGCTCAACTAGTCTTGTGGTTGCTGTCCTGGACAGCGGAATCACCAGGCACCCAGACCTAGACGGGCAAACTGTGGCCGGTTACGACTTTGTTGGAAACCGCGTGAGTGCACCCGAAGGCACCGAGGGGTGGTACCCATCTGGTGACGGCGACGGCTGGGATTCGAACCCCACAGACCCGGGCAATCCATACGACGACCCGAACAATCCCGATGACGATGCTGAATGGCATGGAACACATGTGGCAGGCATTATTGCTGCCAAGCAAGACACTTCTGGTGTTATCGGTGTTGCACCCAAGGTAAAAATTCAACCGGTTAGGGTTGTGGGCCCAAAGGGTGGTACCACTTGCGACCTGGCCTATGCCATTCGCTGGGCTGCCGGCGTTGACTATGAACCCATTCCTGGATGTGAGAGCTTCTCAGGTGTACCGGTAAACAAAACCCCAGCTCGAGTGATCAACATCTCGCTAGAGGCTTCTGGAAACTGCCCTGCTGTGGTTCAGAGCGCCATCAATGCGGCGCAGGCAAGAGGCTCAATTTTGGTGACCGCTGCCGGAAACTCAGGTGTCTCGAACTCCACGGTGTCCCCAACCAACTGTTTGGGTCCAATTTCAGTGGGCGCCACTGGCTTTAGCGGTGACAAAACCAGCTACACAAACTTCGATGTTAAAATCTCGGCGCCGGGTGGCACCTATGAAAACCCGAACGGGGCACCAAACTTGAGTCAATTTGGATCGTTCAACGGCACGATACTGTCAACCTGGAACACCGGCACCTCGTCGCAAGCAGCCGGCACCTACCTGGGTATTTCGGGTACCAGCATGGCAGCACCTGTGGTTGCAGGCATTGTTGCGCTGATGCTATCGGTGCGCCCCAATGCAAATTATGACCAAGTCACCGATGCTCTGATGAGTTCGGCCAGGCCTTTTGAATCGGGCACGCTTTGCGCTACCTCGGGAAACTGTGGAACAGGGATTGCCAACGCTGCCGAGGCACTCAGGTACCTAATTTTCGATATCGGCTAG
- a CDS encoding GNAT family N-acetyltransferase, with product MALDSESRWRLVRLKKAKGDVPESNEITIQAATLQDIPQCAEIYNYYIRNSVVTFDEDSMTLEQWREKFTWLTSLGMPFLVAKSAGGQTLGFAYVGPWRQKAAYRKTVEDSIYLRPAAIGKRVGTKLLGELIEQSRAAGVKEIVAVISDKGAESSIALHERFGFKHQGHLGKVGFKFGRWLGTILMQKSL from the coding sequence TTGGCACTTGATTCAGAATCACGCTGGCGTCTAGTTCGACTAAAAAAAGCTAAGGGTGACGTCCCGGAGTCCAACGAAATCACGATTCAGGCTGCGACCCTCCAAGACATTCCGCAATGCGCTGAGATTTACAACTATTACATTCGCAACAGTGTTGTCACCTTCGATGAAGACTCGATGACTCTCGAGCAGTGGCGAGAAAAATTCACTTGGCTGACCAGCTTGGGTATGCCTTTTTTGGTCGCAAAGTCGGCCGGTGGTCAGACCCTTGGATTTGCCTACGTTGGGCCGTGGCGTCAAAAGGCCGCCTACCGAAAGACCGTTGAAGACTCCATTTATTTGCGCCCCGCGGCCATTGGCAAGCGAGTTGGTACGAAATTGCTGGGTGAGCTGATTGAGCAGTCCCGAGCAGCCGGCGTTAAAGAAATTGTTGCGGTGATCTCAGATAAAGGCGCCGAGTCGTCGATCGCCCTTCACGAGCGATTTGGCTTTAAGCACCAGGGTCATCTAGGCAAGGTCGGTTTCAAGTTTGGCCGCTGGCTCGGCACTATCCTGATGCAAAAGAGCCTTTAG
- a CDS encoding uracil-DNA glycosylase yields the protein MFFEQMHPTWQQALATSKPLLDELELKVAARETEMVPAMAQVMKAFEMPLDQVRVLIVGQDPYPTAGHAIGLSFAVAKDVKPLPRSLKNMMIELKDDLGKGVSSEGDLTRWVQQGVFLLNRHLTTDLSEPGAHSNLGWAQFTDRVVAVLNRQVGRNLVAILWGNQAQELKGALCDCTVITSAHPSPLSARRGFFGSKPYSNANAALVSAGLSPVDWSC from the coding sequence ATGTTTTTCGAGCAAATGCACCCAACCTGGCAGCAGGCACTGGCCACAAGCAAACCGTTGCTCGACGAACTTGAGCTCAAGGTGGCGGCTAGAGAAACTGAAATGGTGCCGGCCATGGCGCAGGTCATGAAGGCATTTGAGATGCCGCTTGATCAGGTGCGAGTGTTGATTGTTGGCCAAGACCCGTACCCGACTGCCGGTCACGCCATCGGATTGTCGTTTGCGGTTGCCAAGGACGTAAAGCCTCTTCCGCGCAGTCTCAAAAACATGATGATCGAGCTCAAGGATGATCTAGGTAAAGGCGTATCTAGCGAAGGCGACCTTACTCGCTGGGTTCAGCAGGGTGTATTTCTTCTGAACCGTCACCTGACTACGGACCTGTCTGAACCTGGTGCTCACTCGAACCTAGGTTGGGCGCAGTTCACCGACAGGGTGGTTGCAGTGCTGAATCGGCAGGTTGGTAGAAATCTGGTTGCCATTTTGTGGGGCAATCAGGCACAGGAACTAAAAGGTGCGCTTTGCGACTGCACCGTAATCACATCGGCCCACCCGAGCCCGCTGTCGGCTCGCCGCGGATTCTTTGGTTCAAAACCATATTCAAATGCAAATGCTGCACTCGTTTCGGCTGGGCTTTCGCCGGTCGATTGGTCCTGTTAG